A genome region from Streptomyces antimycoticus includes the following:
- a CDS encoding Fur family transcriptional regulator, with the protein MVTAGPPVRGRSTRQRAAVAAALDEVDEFRSAQELHDMLKHRGDSVGLTTVYRTLQSLADAGEVDVLRTTEGEAVYRRCNSEEHHHHLVCRACGKAVEVEGPAVEKWADAIAAEHGFVDVAHTIEIFGTCGDCAAAKAAQD; encoded by the coding sequence GTGGTGACCGCGGGTCCCCCAGTACGCGGCCGGTCCACCAGGCAGCGCGCCGCGGTGGCGGCAGCACTGGACGAGGTGGACGAGTTCCGCAGTGCGCAGGAGCTCCACGACATGCTCAAGCACCGCGGCGACTCGGTGGGCCTGACCACCGTCTACCGCACCCTCCAGTCCCTCGCCGACGCCGGCGAGGTCGACGTCCTCCGCACCACCGAGGGCGAGGCGGTCTACCGCCGCTGCAACAGCGAGGAGCACCACCACCACCTGGTCTGCCGCGCCTGCGGCAAGGCGGTGGAGGTGGAGGGCCCCGCCGTCGAAAAGTGGGCCGACGCGATCGCCGCCGAGCACGGCTTCGTGGACGTGGCCCACACCATCGAGATCTTCGGCACCTGCGGCGATTGCGCGGCGGCGAAGGCTGCGCAGGATTGA